TTGCTCAGTCTTTTTCAATAAAACAGAGAGTTTTATTTAGAGAGAGCCTTCATCTCTTTttacatggtatcaaagctttGGCTAGCACAGATTCACTGATTTCCTAGCCAATCtctcttcaattttctttcttggatCAGATATTTTCCCGAGAAAATCTattcttttaacttttgaaGAATTCTCTTGAGAAAGAATCTCATTGTCTCTGATCTTCGTCTCCCTCAATTGAGTTTTTGAGTACCATCCATGGCGTCTCTTAAATCGAGTGATCAAACCAGTCGtacctctcaaccaaacacTGAAATCAATTCTTCAAATCTTCcaaattcatattttctcaaTTCCAATGAAAATTCAAGCAACATCTTGGTTACACAACCACTGCTTGGAATCAAGAATTATCACTCTTGGTCAAGGGCTATGATCTTAGCTCTCACTGCCAAGAAGAAGATAGGTTTCATTAATGGCAAAATTACTGAGCTAGATCCAGAATCTCCTCTCTATGAAGATTGGTTAAGCTGCAACACAATGGTGATTTCATGGATGATTAACTCCATGCACATTGATGTATCTAGTAGCATAATGTATTGTCAAACTGCAAGAGAGATGTGGCTTGAATTGCAAAAACGTTTTTCACAGGGTAGTGGTCCCAAGATCTACAATCTTCAGAAGGAGATTTCTAACATCTCTCAGAACCAGATGACGGTCACAGAGTATTTCACAAGATTCAAGAAGCTATGGGATTAATTGCTCAATTTGGAGCCATTACCAAAGTGTACCTGTGGAGCAATCAAAACCCTAAGTGCTTCTCATGACAAGACTTATGCTATGAGGTTTTTTATAGGTTTGAATGAGAATTTTGAGACTAAAAGGACTCAGATTCTGATGCAGGGGCCTTTTCCTTTGATTAGCAAGATTTATGCCTTGGTTCTTTAAGAAGAATCTCACAAGAGTTTAGGACATGGAGGATTTTACACTGCAAAGCCTGATTCAGTAGCAATGTATGGTAATTCAAAGGGAAGTAACTCTGGTAATCCTACTTGGAACAAAGGAAACAACAAAAAGGAGAGACCTTTATGCACTCACTACAACATGCTTGGACATACAATTGATAAATGTTACAAGTTGCACAGTTATCCACCAGGATATAAACCAAAAGGAAGATCAAGTGCTAATCAGGTCACTTGCAATCGAGGAACAGTAACTGAGAGTGGTTCAGTTCAATGTCCTATTTCTAAAGCTCAGTGTGAGCAATTGTAGGCCTTCCTTAATGCTAGTTGTAACTCTGGTGAGAATCATCATGCAGCCAATATGAGTACTGGTAATGGATTGGCTAATTTGGTTTCTGGAGCTGTTGATGTGCGTTCATCTGTTGGTGTTCTTGCTACTGCTGGTGTGGCAGCCACTAATCCACATCCTCAAGCTCATAACAATTACCTTGAAACTATGTCAGGTATTGTTTCTAATCTTGCTTTCAGTCCAAATTTGACACATTCCATCTTTTCATCCTAACTGGTTAATACTACCTGTTTTGGAACTACTGATTGGGTCATAGAAACAGGTGCTATTGACCACATGGTGCATTCTGTGTCTTGTTTCACCACAATAATTGCCACATTGAACACTCATGTAAATTTGCCCAATGGTGAGGTAGCCTTAGTCACACATATTAGGACtgtcaaaattaatgaaaaccTCATCTTATATAATGTTCTTTGTGTTCCATCTTTTAGTTTCAATCTCATATCAGTTAGCCAACTTGCCAAATCTGTCTTATGTTGCCTTATTTTCTTTGGTAACTTGGGTTTCAACTAGGACCTTGCTTATTGGAGCACACTTGGTTTGGGTAAAGAATGCAATGGCCTCTACCTGCTAGAAGATAGCAATTcagtctcttcttttgtttcagTTGCTTTTTCTGTTAATAAAACTCAGCCACATATATGGCACTTGAGGTTGGGGCATCCTTCCAATGCTAAGCTGAATTTACTCAAGTCAAATAATGTACAGATTTGTGATTCAAATAAAGATTTCTTTTGTGATGTTTGTTCTCTTGCCAAACAGAAAAGATTGCCTTTTAATGAAAGTTTACATATTTTTGAGaattgttttggtttgattcaTTGTGATTTGTGGGGTCTATTTTCTGTATCTACCATTGATTCTTGCAAATATTTCCTCACTATAGTGGATGATTGCTCTAGATGTACATGGGTTCACTTGTTGAAGCACAAATCACAAACTCAGTCCATATTAGAGCAATTTTGCACtatggttgaaactcaattttctaggAAAGTAAAGGTTATTAGAACTGACAATGGAACTAAATTCATCATGAGTGATTTATTTGCTAAAAGGGGCATTTTGCATCATTTGAGCTATGTTgaaactcctcaacaaaatgcaATTGTAGAGAGGAAACATCCACACATCTTGAATGTAGCAAGGTCACTCATGTTCTATTCTCATTTGCCTTTACATCTTTGGGGGCATAGTGTTTTAATTGCTTCTTATCTGATTAATAGGATTTGTAGTACACCTCTATCTCACAAAACCCCTTATGAGGCCCTTTATGGCAATCCTCCTTCCTATGCTCATTTAAGGATCTTTGGCTGCCTCTGTTATGCTTCTACACTTGCACATAGCAAGTCCAAATTTGCAGCAAGAGCAAGGAGGTGTGTCTTTCTAGGCTATCCTTTTGGCATAAAAGGTTACAAAGTTTTAGATTTGTCCACAAATGCAGTTTTCATATCTGGAGATGTGGTTTTTCATGAAAACATATTTCCTTTTATTGATggttgttgaggtctaaaagggatcatagtgaaggaagcccaaaaagaatgagtcaagcccaaaaagaaaaatcaagctAAAGCCCAAAGTAGCAGATACAGGAGACCCatgagggaataaaagaaaggcccaaaggatcctgaagcccagaaaaagaagcatccaaaaaaagagGACCACGGCAAGGGATAAGAAGCAAAGATCCCCAGGAACCATCAAGAGGTgcggatcccttcaggcacaaagataaaggaagactaggacagctcgaaagaaaaaagacagaagaagaaaacaagaaacaaaagcaaaaaagaacgCAAACGCCAGTAGaacccagcgacctctcatggcacagacagaaaaagtctcggggaaccagaacagagaagcataaaagaaagaatgataacaagcggctttcaaaatggcagaacaggattccgcccagatgggaaagaaaagggaaaagtggaaaacGCTAGAAacggggatgccgagaagggcatacctcagcacatcccaaagaagatggccaatcaggaactttcaaaagaatcagagctgaaagaaggaaagaatgagaaaaaacggaaATGGGACTTACTAAGATGATGGATACAGGacgtgctctgtttgcaaaagggTAAAACAGTGGAACTAACGGTTCCCCGGAAAGAccaaaaaactccattataaaaggaggggatgggttgcGAAGAAAAGACAGCGAAAAAAGatagaaacacaagaaagaagagattctctagaaaaactatcagaaaaatctagagtgaagagaaaatactaagggaaaaacaaacattgcttcccggtatcctgtaaaagccactattgcacatactcggattcaacgagaatcaaactttgcaagttttgaaggctgaaatagccattcaagactgcaatttttgagcttgattgaaccttgtatcacgtcctagtgagctttctgtaatcaaacagataatgtattaatgaaatattgcttcatatttcccaggatcccctCAGCATTAATTTTTATCGCTTcgctaatcctgtttctttccttctgaatttaccttgttaatttttggcactcttcgatatccttgcttgtcattttttttttatattgtcaggagcatCCTCTGTAtaccacttgattcttaaacagctcgttagctgcggtgagtcaaggcccggttcaccaaactttttttatttaggcccgggatccttgggcctgagtgtcacaaaaaaggcactctcacaatgGTAAAGCCTCAATTTCAGACCCTTTTACTTCAATTACTGAAGTTGATGGTCTTGCATCTTCCAGCTCAGGTAATGACTTTTTTGCTACTCCTATTACTATCCAAGATGAGTATATTGCTTGTTCAAATCCTGTTTCTGATCCTATTCCAGTTCAGGTTTCTTCTCTCCATTCTGATTCCTCTCATGCAACTTTTGATTCTACTGATTCTTCAGTTCCTTCTTTACGTATGTCCATAATTTCTACTTCTGTCACACCTGTACCTACTTCTACATCAACTCTTGAACCACCATCAACACCTATCAAAAGATCATTTAGGCAATCCACTAAACTAGTCTACTTACAAGATTATGCTTGTGTTACTACTCATGTTTCTGGTGCACCTTATGATGTGGCTGATGGGCTTACTTAGTCCCATTTGGAGCCTTGTTATCAATCATATCTGTTGGCAGTTAGCACATCACCTCAAGAGCCATAATTCTTTTTCAAAGCTGTTAAAGATCCTCTTTGGAGAGCAGCAATGGACAAAGAAATTCAGGCACTTGAACAGACTTATTATTGGGAGCTTACCACCTTACCTCCTGGTAAAACCCCTATTAGGTGTAAGTGAGTGTATAGGATTAAGTTGAATCTTGATGGAACAGTGGAGAGATACAAGACTAGACCTGTGGCTAAGGGCTACACACAAAGGGAGGGCATTGATTTTCTTGAGACCTTTTCTCCTGTTGCTAAGACAGTCACTGTTAGAGTCCTTATTGCTTTAGCAGCTGCTAGGTGTTGGCCCTTTCACCAATTGGACATAAACAATGCTTTTCTACATGAGGATTTAGATGAAGAAATGTACATGTCATTGCCTCCTAGTTTTCACAgtaaagggggggggggggacttcaattgcctcttcttcttcaaattcatCTGCTCCTCCTATTGTCTACAAGTTGCCCTTTATGGTTTAAGACAAGCTTCATGACAATGGTATACAAAACTGTCATACACTATTCAACAACTTGGATTTGTTCAATCTACTGCTGATAACTCTCTTTTTGTTCATGCTAAAGGCTCTTTGTTCACAGCTTTATTGgtctatgtggatgacatggTCATCACAAGAAATGATCCTACTTGTGTAGCAACTTTGAAGTTAGTTTTGGATGCTAAATTTGGAATTAAGGATCTTGGATCACTTAAGTTCTTCTTAGGACTTGAAATTGCTAGAAGCAAGTAGGGAGTAGGATTAAACCAAAGGAAGTTTGCTTTAAACATTTTAAAGGAAACAAGCATGATGGGTTGTAAGCCTGCTAAATCTCCAATGGAACAACAATTGAAACTGTCAAAGGACAATGGTGAACTTCTATCAGATTCAAGCAAGTATAGAAGGCTCATAGGTAAATTGATGTACTTGACACTTTGTAGACTTGATATCACATATGCTGTGAACAAGCTAAGccaatttttagccaaaccaaGAGTTCCTCATATGCAGGCTGCAACAAGAATCTTGCAATATGTCAAAGGTACACCTAGACAAGGGATTTTCTTTCCTAGTGATTCAGATTTACAATTGAGAGCATATTGTGATGATGACTGGGTAGGATGCCTAAACACAAGGAAACCACTTactatatattgtgtttttcttGGATATGCTTTGATTTCATGGAGATCAAAGAAGCAGTCAATGGTATCAAGATCTTCAGCTAAAGCTGAGTATAGATCTATAGCTAGCACCACCTGTGAAGTTACTTGGATTTTATTCTTACTAAGAGATTTGCAAGTGAAGCATGAGAAgtcagttttgctttattgtgacaaccaggtAGCATTGCATATAGCTACAAATCCAGTGTTCCATGAGAGATCAAAACACATAGAAGCAGATTGTCACATTGTTAGAAACAGAGTTTTAGATGGTACAATCAAGACTTTCCATGTTGCATCCAAGAATCAATTGGCAGATATTTTTACTAAGGCACTTGGTGTCGACAACTATGTTAGAATGGTTAAGAAATTGgaattgattaatatttttgctCATCAAGTTGAATATCCAGAGTATATTGTGGATGATCAAGCAGCAAGAACTTTGCTCTTGAGGGGGGTGTAAAACTTGATGAGATCAATCTCAATGCTGGTGATGCTAGGACTAATGCTAGTGCTGTGGAAGATAAGTCCAAAATTGATACCAGTGCAGTGAAAGGCAAGACCACGATCCCAAAGGCAGAGCATGAGATAATGGACATGAGTTACTTAATGGACATGTTTATACATAGTTATGAGGAATTGCTGCCACGTGGCTTAGGGAGATAAGGCTATGATATAAATTCTTGTAATCATAGGTAGTTGTAGTATAAGCTTGTAACCACTTGTCCCTTCAAAAGTGgaaattagttttgtttttttctcttcaattttaTCAGATATCTcttgtatatatgtatatatatatatatatatatatatagggtccgtttggattgagcttatttttgctgaaactgaaaactgaaactgaaaacactgtagcaaaataatttttaaatatgtgaatagtattgtgggacccagttttaataaaaaagttgttgaaaagtggaatatgtgggtccgtgaacagtgcatctgtgcactgttcacaatTGAATTGGTCATATTATGCggctgccaaaaaaaaaacagaaaacgcAGACGCTGGAAAACTCTCAGCCCAAACGGGCACATAGCTAAGCGATTGTACTTTATTCATTCTAGAGAGTTGTATTGCTTAGTCTTCTTCAATAAAACAGAGAGTTTTATTTAGAGAGAGCTTTCATCTCTTTTTACATAATTTAgtaaatatcaattaataaaaaaaaaatcatgtataaaattttataattggaTATGGAATCCAAACATTATTGGAAACTAATTTAATCCCAGGTGTGTAACCTCCCATATTACACATTAACATTTGGAGTACATGCATGCACTACAGGTCAAGCATTTCTGGTGAGTGAGCTAAGCAGCACCTTTCCACCCAATTGCCATGCTAGGAAAATTTCCCATTTATGCATGAAAAAGAAAGTAGAGGGAAAAGTGAATATTTTCAAagtctatccaaaaaaaaaaaaaacgcttcTATTCTCCTACTCTAGTTTCATACAAATACCTGCTTCTCCTACCATATAATCCCACACCCACTCAAGCTTGAAAATCCCAATCACAATCTATTGTGTTTCAGCTTACATAGTACTCCCCAAAGTCCAAACACTCGCAAATCCTAATGGCTCAACAAGTTTACGACCTTCCTTGTGATGGTGAAGGCATTTGCATGGCTTGCAAGAACAAGCCCACGGCTGAGGAATCTGTCACGTGCAAGACATGTGCCACGCCGTGGCATGTCACGTGCCTCTCTGTTCGTCCCAGCTCCTTAGCCGATACTCTCCAATGGGACTGCCCTGACTGTTCTCTGCTCTCTGCTACCCCGGTTCCTGTCTCCGACGCCGGAGAATCGTCAAGTTCCGGCGGCCTTATTGCCGCGATTTGCGCAATCGAGTCAGACTCGTCGTTGACTGATCGTGAGAAAGCTAAGAGAAGGCAGCAGCTGCTGTGTAAAGACGCGGGACCGTCAGATCATAAGGAGGTGACTAACGGTGATAACAACCTCTTCAGTATTCTCGATGGTCTTCTGAACTGTTCCTTCTGCATGCAATTACTGGAAAGACCTGTGTCGGTTAGTACATATACTCATAattctattttaattatttactaGTTGTTCACTAGTGTCATTGCACATGCTTGATCATCTAGTTTTGGTTATTCTGCTCGGTAAACCTAAATAATTCACAGAGTACATGCATGTATACTTTTGACAATTTCTGTGGTAAAACGTGTTTACTTTTGTTTATGGGCACTGTTTAAAATAGAAATGATTCAGAATTTAGGAAACCCCAATTTTAAGTGGATTTTACTATATTAAGGTCTGTTTAGAATccgcttattttattgaaattgaaactcCTTTACTGAAAGTACCgtagataaaagtaaatgtTAGAATCAAGTTTTATGAGCAATCATAATGCCATATCTATCTCAATCTACTAAATGTTCAAGAATAAATCAAATCTAGATTCTAGATTGCCTTTCATAATTATGATGtcatatttaaagaaaaatgctaacgATATTACTAGTTTTAATATCTATTACAAAAGAAATGCTAACGGTATTACCGGTTTTATTATCTATAAAACATTTCTAACGGTAATACCAGTTGCACTACCTATAAAGAAATGCTAACAGTATTACCAGATTTACTATTtatataaagggaaaaaaatatataccaaTGATATTACCAGTTTTACTACCTCCAAAAGAATATTAACGGTACTAGTTttattacctaaaaaaaaatgctaacgGTATTTATTATGAAAACTTTATAAACTAACATGTCAATAAATGTCATTAGGGTTGATGAAGTTGCTAATGGTATTACTGGTTTTaactatctaaaaaaatgagagaaaacaaTGCCAATTATATTACCAGTTTTACTAccttcaaaagagaaaaatacttAGGTACTCTCGAAGTATTACGCAATagtactctctcctctcacactCATAATAGACcctatcatgaatttaatgagtggaTCTCATCATGAATATAAGAGAATAGAACATCATTTAcagtacctaagaattactccCAAAAGAATATTAACAGTATTACTACCTccacacacccttggtgcggtgaTTACTCCACAattataagtgcttgtggggtgtggggagCAAAGGTCGTTCAAGTTTCCAGGAggaaacttcacacacatatacacttaaattagactagagtataatttctatctagttaaaaaaaaatttaaaaaaaaaaaaacagtattaCTAGTTCTACTACCTATAAAATAAGCTAATGGTATTGCCGATTTTATCTCAATGAATATAATTAGTGTTGTatctaggggtgtcaatgttcgacccaactcgcgaacacgacacgaacccaacacgggttttttcgggttagggttgggccttaatgagtttgggtcataaacgggtcgacccgaaagcgacacgataaAAAACGTGTCATAAGTGGGTAAACCTGAGTAACCCACAATAAACAcatttgacacgcc
This genomic stretch from Quercus lobata isolate SW786 chromosome 3, ValleyOak3.0 Primary Assembly, whole genome shotgun sequence harbors:
- the LOC115980997 gene encoding uncharacterized protein LOC115980997 yields the protein MASLKSSDQTSRTSQPNTEINSSNLPNSYFLNSNENSSNILVTQPLLGIKNYHSWSRAMILALTAKKKIGFINGKITELDPESPLYEDWLSCNTMVISWMINSMHIDVSSSIMYCQTAREMWLELQKRFSQGSGPKIYNLQKEISNISQNQMTVTEYFTRFKKLWD